Proteins found in one Kluyveromyces marxianus DMKU3-1042 DNA, complete genome, chromosome 2 genomic segment:
- the MRA1 gene encoding Mra1p yields the protein MRATQFVLNQAKKKSGISVPVELTPLFIAMGVALASGSWFTYKKLFYDDSLRVGRKNPEQSALQQILEEKTE from the coding sequence atgaGAGCAACCCAATTTGTTTTGAACCAAGCTAAGAAGAAGTCTGGTATTTCTGTGCCTGTTGAATTGACCCCATTATTCATTGCTATGGGTGTTGCTTTGGCTTCTGGTTCGTGGTTTACTTACAAGAAGCTCTTCTACGATGACTCTTTGAGAGTTGGTAGAAAGAACCCTGAACAATCTGCTTTGCAACAAATCCTAGAAGAAAAGACTGAATAG
- the uapC gene encoding nucleobase:cation symporter-2 family protein: MDQALQEAVEQENVPRESWKDTVQSIRKKWTTKEGLLGDYNYAFLFTPSYPFQDYIARKRGLEPVHRDQPFFSLNSDIPVVLGFILGLQHSLSMLAGVITPPILIAGVAKMDTKIQEYLVSVSLIVSGIMSAVQITRFHIPYTPYYIGSGVISVVGTSFATITLVNNVFPMMYNTGYCPVAADGTQLPCPDGYGALLGTSCVCALLEILIAFTPSSLLQKMFPKIVTGPVIVCIALSLIESGFQDWVGGSGCVDAICPSKGAPMAGEWGSARFIGLGFLVYTTIIIFEKYGAPIMRSCAVILGLLVGCIVAAACGYFDKTSIDAAPAGTFMWVHTFKLSVYGPAVLPMLVVYIVLATECIGDVTATCEVSRLEVEGAQYESRIQGAVLSDGLSGLLSGLCTITPMSTFAQNNGVISITKCASRQVGYWCCFFMIIMGIFAKFGAALVAIPKPVLGGMTTFLFTSVAVAGIKIISTTPFTRRDRFVLTCSLLPGIGATLVPTWFSKFFTYSGSNNTLQGFLNAIELIMESGFAVCAIVGIVLNQFLPQELDEELMDDVELQQENLSVFDERNDPEMISHILSSKAKEAEASESQNPQSYELKDSIRVTEEASSSDTERR; this comes from the coding sequence ATGGATCAAGCTCTTCAAGAAGCCGTGGAGCAGGAGAATGTTCCCAGGGAAAGCTGGAAAGATACGGTGCAGAGTATTCGCAAGAAGTGGACGACCAAGGAAGGGTTGCTAGGGGACTACAACTATGCGTTCTTGTTCACCCCATCGTATCCATTCCAAGATTACATTGCTAGGAAAAGGGGGTTGGAGCCAGTTCACAGGGACCAGCCATTCTTCTCGCTCAATTCTGATATTCCTGTGGTACTTGGGTTTATTCTTGGGTTGCAGCATTCGCTATCTATGTTGGCTGGTGTTATTACGCCTCCGATTCTTATTGCTGGGGTTGCGAAGATGGACACAAAGATCCAGGAGTATTTggtttctgtttcattGATTGTTTCAGGTATTATGTCTGCAGTCCAAATTACGAGGTTCCATATTCCATACACACCATATTACATCGGTTCTGGTGTTATCTCGGTAGTGGGAACGTCGTTTGCTACTATCACACTTGTTAATAACGTTTTCCCAATGATGTACAATACTGGTTATTGTCCTGTAGCAGCGGATGGAACTCAGCTACCATGTCCAGATGGTTACGGTGCCCTATTGGGTACTTCTTGTGTGTGTGCTTTGCTCGAAATCTTGATAGCCTTCACACCATCGAGTCTTTTGCAAAAAATGTTCCCTAAGATTGTGACTGGTCCAGTTATCGTTTGCATTGCCCTATCTCTTATCGAGTCTGGTTTCCAAGACTGGGTCGGTGGTTCTGGATGTGTGGATGCGATTTGTCCATCTAAGGGGGCTCCAATGGCTGGGGAATGGGGATCAGCTCGTTTCATCGGGTTGGGTTTCTTGGTATACACAACTATCATTATCTTCGAGAAGTATGGTGCGCCCATCATGAGATCCTGCGCTGTTATCTTGGGGCTATTGGTAGGTTGTATCGTTGCTGCAGCTTGTGGGTACTTCGACAAAACTTCCATCGATGCTGCTCCCGCAGGAACTTTCATGTGGGTTCACACTTTCAAACTATCCGTCTACGGACCAGCAGTGCTACCTATGCTTGTGGTGTACATTGTCTTGGCTACAGAGTGTATTGGTGACGTGACTGCTACTTGTGAAGTGTCCAGACTAGAAGTCGAAGGTGCACAATACGAATCTAGAATCCAAGGTGCTGTGCTTTCCGATGGTTTAAGTGGATTGCTTTCTGGTTTGTGTACCATTACTCCAATGTCTACATTTGCCCAAAACAACGGTGTCATCTCTATCACTAAGTGTGCTAGTAGACAAGTTGGTTACTGgtgttgtttctttatgATTATCATGGGTATTTTCGCCAAGTTCGGTGCAGCTTTGGTTGCTATTCCAAAACCTGTTTTAGGTGGTATGACCACTTTCTTATTCACATCTGTGGCCGTTGCCGGTATCAAGATCATTTCAACCACTCCTTTCACTAGACGTGATAGATTTGTGCTTACATGTTCTCTACTACCCGGTATTGGTGCTACACTAGTGCCAACCTGGTTTTCAAAGTTCTTCACTTACAGTGGTTCTAACAATACTCTACAAGGTTTCCTAAATGCTATCGAATTAATCATGGAATCCGGTTTCGCTGTCTGTGCAATTGTGGGTATTGTTTTGAACCAATTCCTACCACAAGAGTTGGACGAAGAACTCATGGATGACGTTGAATTGCAACAAGAAAACTTGAGTGTTTTCGATGAGCGCAATGACCCTGAAATGATTTCCCATATCCTCAGTAGCAAAGCAAAGGAGGCAGAAGCTTCGGAATCACAAAACCCTCAATCCTATGAGCTTAAGGATTCAATCAGGGTGACAGAGGAAGCCAGTTCTTCCGATACCGAAAGAAGGTAA
- the DPC29 gene encoding post-initiation translation factor DPC29 has protein sequence MLGTRNGLQCARRCFHLTRFTGAGHSKWANIKHTKAKNDAERTKIYNKMANQITVAVKLGGSADPAMNIRLATAIELANKNNVTKKVIENAIKKGAGTSDGVGAGAEPCTYEGIGPGGVAFVVEALTDNKNRTVGLVRSTFNKFNGNMAPTLYLFERKGYVVIEPSENQPTDFDSIMDIVLEIDGVEDLEQNDALFEVLTEPQQTNKVAETLRSHGFHIREMGVEYVPNEDTAMPPVTEEELQTKLDKFVNQLEEIDEVTQIYTNIKQ, from the coding sequence ATGCTAGGAACTCGGAACGGTTTACAGTGCGCACGGAGATGCTTCCATTTGACCCGTTTTACAGGTGCTGGGCACAGTAAGTGGGCCAACATCAAACACACTAAGGCAAAGAACGATGCAGAACGTACCAAGATCTACAACAAGATGGCCAATCAGATCACGGTAGCCGTCAAGTTGGGCGGGTCAGCCGATCCAGCGATGAATATCAGGCTCGCTACAGCCATTGAGCTAgcaaacaagaacaacgtGACTAAGAAGGTCATCGAAAACGCAATCAAAAAAGGTGCTGGTACCAGCGATGGCGTGGGAGCCGGAGCAGAACCGTGTACATACGAAGGTATTGGCCCTGGAGGAGTAGCCTTTGTGGTCGAGGCATTGACTGACAACAAAAACAGGACTGTGGGGCTCGTGAGGTCTACATTTAACAAGTTCAACGGGAACATGGCCCCAACCCTATACTTGTTCGAAAGAAAAGGGTACGTAGTCATCGAGCCCAGCGAAAACCAGCCAACAGACTTCGACTCTATCATGGACATAGTTCTCGAGATTGACGGCGTCGAAGACTTGGAGCAGAATGACGCGTTGTTCGAAGTCCTCACCGAACCCCAACAGACGAACAAAGTCGCCGAAACATTACGCTCGCATGGTTTCCACATCAGAGAGATGGGTGTCGAATATGTGCCAAACGAGGACACCGCTATGCCTCCTGTCACAGAAGAGGAACTACAAACTAAGCTGGATAAGTTCGTCAACCAGCTAGAGGAAATCGATGAGGTTACGCAAATCTACACCAATATCAAGCAGTAG
- the VMA7 gene encoding H(+)-transporting V1 sector ATPase subunit F, whose protein sequence is MADERNLIAVIADEDTTTGLLLAGIGQVSKDTKEKNFVVYNEGKTTKPELSDAFINFTEKRSDIAILLINQHVADQIRPLVDGFTNAFPAILEIPSKDHPYDPEKDSVLRRVRRLFGE, encoded by the coding sequence ATGGCTGACGAAAGGAATTTAATTGCAGTAATTGCAGATGAAGACACAACCACGGGACTTCTTCTAGCTGGCATAGGTCAAGTCTCGAAAGATACCAAGGAAAAGAACTTTGTTGTTTACAACGAGGGAAAGACGACGAAACCTGAGTTATCGGATGCATTTATCAATTTTACCGAGAAGAGATCTGATATTGCGATTCTTTTGATCAATCAGCATGTTGCGGACCAAATAAGACCACTAGTGGATGGGTTCACCAATGCGTTCCCAGCGATTTTGGAGATACCTTCGAAGGACCACCCATATGATCCAGAGAAGGATTCAGTTTTGAGAAGGGTGAGAAGACTATTTGGCGAGTGA
- the CHS5 gene encoding Chs5p, translating to MVEVSLTVGKVDASLAILTTSDHYVIEFPTVLLPENVEAGSVVKISVEQDLEQEKEQKRKFESVQEQILSKYGSDPPSEPVLHLLNATQTSCVINWDPIHLGSSQLKSLILYKQGNRHLVLTQDAWGKQQENGHGANPWELENDQHNTLKVSGLSVDVEYEFQLLLNTTSGKFWSNVLKVHTHKMTDMSGITVCVGPNTVLDGTATREQIKRSLSKIGANPLQDHVTLETTHFVAVELQDNDEELARARNNNIPIVRPEWVKACELEKRIVGVRDFYLDSAPDTFSQYKFTDESAETEPALETVREESVEQPVEEPVEESVKEPVEEPVEAKEGTVEVPIDAPAEPTTDTTESNDVQESEIPVEEPEKTEQPAEQFDEVPIENTSEPAEQLDEVPIEQPEDVSEATPVEKISEETPADEAPKETPVEEAPKETPIEEAPKETPVEEAPKETPIEEAPKETPVVEAPKETPIEETPNETPVEEAPEETAAEEAPEETPAEKAPEETAAEEAPEETAAEEAPNTNPAEVESGEESEVQVDNTEETSPEAVETENKPSSAPASSSSSKKKNKKKKKGKK from the coding sequence ATGGTGGAAGTGTCTCTTACTGTAGGAAAAGTAGACGCGTCGTTAGCGATTCTCACGACCAGCGATCACTATGTGATTGAGTTTCCCACTGTGTTGTTGCCCGAGAATGTTGAAGCGGGATCAGTGGTGAAGATATCGGTAGAGCAAGACTTGgagcaagaaaaagagcaaaAACGTAAGTTTGAGTCGGTGCAAGAACAAATTCTCAGCAAGTACGGAAGTGATCCACCATCAGAGCCGGTGCTACATCTATTGAATGCCACACAGACGAGTTGTGTTATCAATTGGGACCCAATTCATTTGGGCTCGTCGCAATTGAAGTCGTTGATTTTGTACAAGCAGGGGAACAGACATTTGGTGCTTACGCAGGATGCTTGGGGCAAACAGCAGGAGAACGGACACGGCGCAAACCCTTGGGAACTGGAGAATGACCAGCATAATACGCTGAAGGTTTCTGGTCTCTCGGTTGATGTCGAGTACGAATTCCAACTCTTGCTGAATACAACCTCAGGGAAGTTCTGGTCGAATGTGTTGAAGGTACATACACACAAGATGACAGACATGTCTGGTATCACTGTTTGCGTGGGACCAAACACGGTGCTAGACGGTACAGCCACGCGTGAGCAGATCAAACGTTCGTTGAGCAAAATAGGAGCAAATCCGTTGCAAGACCACGTCACTTTGGAGACGACGCACTTCGTGGCAGTTGAACTTCAGgacaatgatgaagaattggcTAGGGCCAGAAATAACAACATTCCAATTGTGAGACCTGAGTGGGTGAAGGCTTGTGAATTGGAGAAGAGAATCGTTGGGGTTAGAGATTTCTATTTGGATTCCGCACCTGACACCTTTTCGCAATACAAATTTACCGATGAGTCAGCCGAAACGGAGCCAGCTTTAGAGACCGTAAGAGAGGAATCTGTTGAACAGCCAGTCGAAGAGCCAGTCGAAGAGTCAGTCAAGGAACCAGTCGAAGAGCCAGTCGAAGCAAAGGAGGGCACCGTGGAGGTTCCAATTGATGCTCCAGCCGAACCAACCACAGATACCACAGAGTCCAATGACGTACAAGAGTCTGAAATACCGGTGGAAGAACCAGAGAAAACCGAACAGCCAGCAGAACAATTCGACGAAGTTCCAATTGAAAATACGTCCGAGCCAGCAGAACAACTTGATGAAGTTCCAATCGAGCAACCTGAGGACGTATCAGAGGCAACTCCAGTTGAAAAGATTTCAGAAGAGACTCCAGCTGATGAAGCTCCAAAAGAGACCccagttgaagaagctcCAAAGGAAACCCCAATTGAGGAAGCTCCAAAAGAGACCccagttgaagaagctcCAAAGGAAACCCCAATTGAGGAAGCTCCAAAAGAGACCCCTGTTGTAGAAGCTCCAAAGGAAACCCCAATTGAGGAAACTCCAAATGAGACCccagttgaagaagcaccagaagaaacagcaGCTGAGGAAGCACCAGAAGAAACTCCAGCTGAAAAGgctccagaagaaacagcaGCTGAGGAAGcaccagaagaaacagcaGCTGAAGAAGCTCCAAATACTAACCCTGCAGAAGTAGAATCAGGGGAAGAATCAGAGGTACAAGTAGACAACACAGAGGAAACGTCTCCAGAAGCCGtagaaacagaaaataaGCCTTCTTCTGCACCAGCTTCGAGTTCAAGctctaaaaagaagaacaagaaaaagaaaaagggcAAAAAATAA